Within Kiritimatiellia bacterium, the genomic segment GGAGGAGGTGCGGAAGCGTGTGGATGGCGGACGCGCCGCGGTGGGCTTTTCCATGTATCCGACGAATGTACGCCAATTGATGGCCGTGGCCGATGCCGGGCGCATCATGCCGCCGAAATCGACGTGGTTCGAGCCCAAGCTGAGGTCCGGACTTTTCGTGCATCCGCTGGATTAGTCCGGAGAATCTTTCCGGAATTCATTCGAATTCAACGAATCGCGCGTTCCATCTTGCCGGTCCCGCGTCGCCGGATTACATCAGGCTCCGTATGAGTACGTGGATTGTCCACCCAATGGTAATCGTGGTCGGCACGCAGGTGCTGTACACGACGTCCGACTTCATGGGCCGGTATTTCATGAAGAAACACGGATTTGACTCGTCGATGCTCACGGCCGGCTGGTTCTGGCTGTATCAACTGATCCGACAGATCGCTATGTTCGGCCAGTTGTACGTATTTGCCCATATCCCCCTGGGCAAAACGATGGCCCTATTCGCCGCCAGCTCAATTATCCTGAGCAATATCCTTGGTGTGTTGTTCCTCCGCGAAGTCCTTTCAGCCACGGCCTACGTGGGAGTTTTTCTGGCCGTCGCGGCTATTCTTGTACTGGCATTGCGGTAGGCGAGGGGGCGTCTTCAACCGGCTCGATGGGAGATATTTCATCCGGTTCACTGAGCTCGTCTTGGTCTAGATCCGGATCCTGGCCTCGGAATTCGGAGAGTTCTTCGATTTGACTGGCGTTTCCAGCGTGCGGATCCGATACCCCCTCGCGGAGGAAGGAGCGGCGCTCCCGGTCCTCTACCGTCTGAATGCGCAACGTGCTCCGCGATTTCACCGGCAGGCTGACGACGTCGATGTCTTTGATCATCCACCGTTGATTGATCCGTTTGAAGCTTTTGACCTCGAACCGGCGCACCGCTTCGTTGGTCGCATTGTAGGTCTCGGCGCGCAACAGGGCGCGGATTCGCTCCCCGATCCAGAGGCGAACGCCGGCTGTTCCCGAAACATCCGGCGGCGCGGGCACATCCACAACCCAACACGACTGTCCCCGGACATCTTCGCGACCGACCGTCCGCGCATTTGGCCACCAAAGATAAGAAAGGCTGAGGTCCAGCCAGCTTAGATCCGTGCCGGGGATGGGGTCCGTCATGGGGGGGACGGGCGCCGCTCGGAGCGGATTACCCTCGAAGAAACGGTATTCCGGTGAGCGGGGATCGCGCCAAGTGACGGCCAGGTGGAAGAGGGGGCTGCCGAAGGCGTCGCGCAAGGTATAGCGGGCGGTTGGCGGCTCCGCTTGCCAATCTAGCAGCATCTCAACGCGGCGCCGGAGTTCCGGCGCGTCAGGTCGCGCGCGCGCAATTAACTCGCCGGTGACGCGCAAAGGGACATCCGGCAGAGCCGCAATGACGCCGTCCAGCAGGTTTCTTGCTGGCGGCAGCTGCGCAAGCGCGCCGGAATCTTCAAACGCAAGACTTAGGCAGAGAGCCGCCACCAGGCTGGGGAGGGCCCTCATGGACGGGTCACCTTCCGCTGTTGGTTGGCCGGAAATAAGAATCGCAAAGCGCGGTTTGCCTGCTGAACAAAGTGGAAATGCATCGTTTTTCGGATTTCAGCCGGCACATCGTCCAGGTGCCGACGGTTCGACGCGGGCATGATAATCTCCCGTATTCCAGCGCGCGCGGCAGCGAGCACCTTCTCCTTGATTCCGCCGACGGGCATAATGCGGCCCCGCAGGGTGATTTCTCCCGTCATCGCGATGTGAGAAGACACGGGTCTGCCCGTCAGCAGGGATACCAGTGCCGCCAGCATGGCGAGACCGGCCGATGGCCCGTCCTTGGGGATGGCCCCGGCGGGCACGTGTATGTGAAAATCCATGTGTTCCGCGAATTTGGGATCGAGCCCCCATTCATCCGCATGGGCGCGCACATAACTGAGCGCTGCACGTGCAGACTCTTTCATTACATCGCCGAGAGACCCCGTCAGGATCAAGTTCCCCTTGCCGGCCATTTTTGTCGCTTCAATAAACAGGATGTCGCCGCCGGTGGATGTCCACGCCAGGCCGGTTACCACACCAGGGACAGTCCTCTTCTCGGCGTTTTCAGATTCGAAGCGAATCGGGCCGATCCAGTTCCGCAGCAGTTCAGGCCGAACCACGACCGAGCGCGCGCGGCCCTCGGCGACTCGACGCGCCGCCTTTCGGCATAGTCCGGCCAGCTCGCGGTCAAGGTTGCGCACTCCGGCCTCGCGCGTGTAATCCACGATTAGCCGCCGAACTGTTTCTTCGGGAATCGAAATTTGGTCCGGTTTGAGACCATGGTTTTCAATCTGCCGAGGTATAAGGTGCTTTGTGGCGATGAAGATCTTTTCGTGCAGCGTGTAACCGGGGATTTCGATCATTTCCATCCGGTCTCGCAATGGCGGCGGCATCGTGTCGATGATGTTTCCCGTCGCGATGAAGAGGACCTGGGACAGGTCAAACGGCGCGTCGAGATAATGGTCGGTAAATGAATTGTTTTGCGCAGGATCGAGGACCTCCAGCAGTGCGGCGGCCGGGTCACCGCGGAAATCTGCGCCGAGCTTGTCGATTTCATCGAGCATGAATACGGGGTTGCGGGTGCCCGCCTTTCTCAGGCTTTGGATAATGCGGCCCGGCATCGCGCCGATATAGGTGC encodes:
- a CDS encoding outer membrane lipoprotein-sorting protein, with protein sequence MRALPSLVAALCLSLAFEDSGALAQLPPARNLLDGVIAALPDVPLRVTGELIARARPDAPELRRRVEMLLDWQAEPPTARYTLRDAFGSPLFHLAVTWRDPRSPEYRFFEGNPLRAAPVPPMTDPIPGTDLSWLDLSLSYLWWPNARTVGREDVRGQSCWVVDVPAPPDVSGTAGVRLWIGERIRALLRAETYNATNEAVRRFEVKSFKRINQRWMIKDIDVVSLPVKSRSTLRIQTVEDRERRSFLREGVSDPHAGNASQIEELSEFRGQDPDLDQDELSEPDEISPIEPVEDAPSPTAMPVQE